TAACAACCCTCATCACCGATCACCATGACCACTCTCACACGAGTTTTTATTTTTGGCCTCGCCATCCTCCTCAGCCTCCCGGTGCTCGCGCAGAGCGGCCTGGGTCTCAAAGGCACTCTTGAAGGCATTCCCACCGCCCCGGAACCCAAGGATCAAAACGGCAATCCCATCAAAATTCCGCAACGCACCCCTGCCGAGATCGAGGCCGATCGCATCGCGCAAAAAGAACGCGTTGAGCAGATCCAGGCGGAGGAGAAACGCCTTGCTGAGGAGCGTCAGCGCCAGGCCGAGTTGCAACGTGCCAACGAGCGCCTCGCCGAGGAGCAGCAGTCCCGCCAACGGAGCAACACGATGATCTATGTGTTGCTCGCGGCCGTGGCCGTCCCGTTTGTTTCGCGCTTCTTCAAGCGCCGCAGTTAGCACATCGAAAACCATTCCGCACCTCTCGTTCCCATGATTCACTCACCTTTGCTCCCTGCGCTGGCAGGTCTCGCGCTGCTCTTTGCCAGCACTCCGGCGGCGCATGCCGAGCTGCCTCCCGCCGTGTATGCAGACTTGAAGACAAAAAGCCCCGAAGCGCTTACGATCCAGGCTCTGGAGGTCAAGATCGAGGGAGCCGCGATCACCATCAGCGCGAAGGTCGCAGCGGTTGAGCGTTCCAGTTCCGGTCTAAAGCCCGGGGACACGCTCCAGATCCTCTATCATTCCGTAAAGCAAACGCAGCCCGGACCCAGCGAGGCGATCATCCTGGAAAAAGGCAAAAGTTACCGCGCTTATCTGGGCAAGAACGAAAACGACGGCAGTTATGGTCTGGGGGCACGAGGGCACAGCTTTGAGCCGGCGTCTGCCAGTGAGATTCCTCAGTGGCGCGGGCAATACGAAGGCGATGCGCAGTTCTCGACACAGCTGATCAAGTCGCAGGACAGGTGGTCCAGCTTTTGGGAACGAATGCGACGTCCTGCGCCGCAAGCCCTGGATGAAGCGCACGAGATGGCGATTTTCATCGCCGTCGGCGAACGACTTACGGGCGGCTTCAAACCGCAGGTCGTCAGCGCAGCCGAACGCGACGGAAAGCTGGTGATCGTTTATACCGACGGCCCGCCTTCCCCTGAAACCTTCGTGACGCAGGTGATCACCCATCCCTGGGTCATCGCCATCGTGCCGAAATCAGCCCTGCAGGTGGAGACCAAGAAGCAGGAGTGACGACTGCCCCTGCCAAGTGTCCGGCTTCTTCGTGCTGAAAGAGGAGCAGAAGGTGGAAATATCTTCGTAAATTTTCAAACTGTCGCTACGCTCCTTTCCATGCGGACCTTCACTGCTGCGAAGAGCGTTCAAATGCCGGCACTGCTGGCACTGCTGCTGACTGTCGGAAGCGTGAAGGCGGCGGATGACGCCGCTATGCGGAAACTTCAGGCCGACCGCGAGCATTATGACAAGCAACTGAGCGCCTACCGTGAGATGCGCGACAAGGTGGAGCGCGGCCACGTTTCGGAGGCGCAGTGGCAGGCGGCGCAGGACATGGAGGATTTCGGCATGAACACGCTCAAGGAGCTGTCGGTGCTCAGCGCGGCACGCGACATCACGAAGGCGGTGAACCTCGACAAACTCTCGGTTGTTCCATTGCGCTCGAACCTTCCGTATGTGCTCTATGTCGCTGAAGCCGTTGAGAAAGCCTACAAGGCGGAGAAGGACTTGGAAAAGCATCGCGCCGAAGGACGCGCCGCTGATCCTGAGTATGCCAGATCGTATCAGGCGAAGCTGGATGAGGCGATCGCCCTTGTCGAACATTTGAAGCGCCCCGCGCAACTCGTGCAGCGAAAAGAATGGGCCTATGGGGACGAGAAAAAGATGGATTGCCTGACTGGAACGGCGTTGAGCGCGCTCTATGCGCTCAAAGCGGCGACGGTCGAGGGCAAGGACGAGCGCATGAGGTGGGGGACCAAGGCTGGCAAGGAGGTTTCGGAAACGCTGCTGAAGCTTCCCACCATCAACACATCATCGCCCACCACGTTGGGAGGCGTGCTCAATCCCCAGACCAACAGATCAGGCGTGCTGGCGCTCAACAAGGTTCTCGCAGAAACAGGCGCCCGCCTGATGGTGTCGGCCGTGGCGATCTCATGGTCTGATTCCATGCAAGCCGAGGCGTTGTTGCGAAAGGAGAACACGCTTTCCGATCTCAGCTACCGCATCATGGTGGCGGATTACGAGAGGGACAAAGTTCTCGCCGCTGAACGCAAAATCGAACGTGGGCGGCTTCTGAAGGAACCTGGAGGCATCAAGTTCAATGGTGAACGCGCTGACGAACTCGCCTTGAAACTCGACATCGACTCGGTCGCCTACGATCCCGTGCGCGGACGGTTGGTGGTCAGCGGCAAGAAGTCGGAGGAGGCCTTCGACATGGATGTGTTTGCCGATGTGCTGCGGCTCGCGGTCGAGGAACACGAGCCTTTTTTCAGCATGGACCCGTCGCGCATCGAGGACTGGGACAATTCTGGCAGCCGGTTTGCCGAAAAACTGCGCGGAAAATACAGCACAGAGCAACTTGCCGCCCGGGTGCGCAGCCTGTGTTCACAGCCGATCCAGCGCGGCAACCGCAGCTATTACTACGCAACCGCCTATGACCTTGATGCCGGGTTGTTTGCCGCGGCCAACGAAGGCCGGGACATCAGTTGCAAGCTGGTTTTTTCACCCAACTGGCTGCGCTATTCCAAGTTGGGCTGGATTCTTTATGAAGCGGACATGGCGATCAAGGCGGTGGCAGCCGGCTTTTTCCAACACTGGCCCGATGTGGCTCCCTCTCCCGCCTGGGAGCTGCCCGATTTCAATCCGACCTGGCTCAATCGTCATGAACATCATTCAGGTCGTGCGAATTTCGAACTCGATGAGGCCAGCGTGGTGGATGCGCACGGACGGCTCAGTCTGGCGGAGATCCGTCCGAAGCTCTACGTGACCTACCGGGAATCCGGCACGCATCAGGATGTTTTTCCCCAGCCTCCCGCGTGCAAGGCTGTCAGCGACCACTTTACGCGCAACTGGCACTTCTACGTCGATCGCCTGCCTGAACTGGGACGCCTACAGAATGTGTACAAGGCCTATGTGGCGGCGAAGTATCTCGTGCGTGAGCATCCTGGCCTGGCCGAGCGCATCCGTTTGCTGCCACGGCAGGCGGACTGGCCGGAGCAGCCGCCTTTGCGGAGCATTCGTCCCAACGTGGTTCGTGTTTGTTACGAAGGAGAGCGTCTCGTTCCGCTTGATGATGAGCAGCGCGTCTGGTGGGACATCGGTGGTGGCTTCGGTGGCGGTGCTGTGTTCAAGGTCGCGGAGAAGATTGATTTCTCGGGCCGCACGGCGGCTCCGGCCGCGTTGACCGGCGCCACTTTGCTCGATGCTGCTTCAACGCTCGATTTTGAGGAGCAGGGCGATCACGCGGCGCTCGCCTTTGAAATTGGAACCACGCCCATGCCGGGCGGTCCCATGTTTCGCACGGGAGTGCTGGTGGCTGGCGTGCTGCTGGGTGTGGCGCTCCTCGGCGCGTCCTTGCGGCGCTGGGACTGGCAGCAGATCGGGGCGTCTCAAAGCTGCCGTCACTGTGAGAAGGTGTACGCAGGTGTCGGCAGGGCGGCGTTGCTGGGCCATGCGCTGACGGCGGCAGGATTGTTCTGTTTGCTGGTGCTGCCGCTGCTGGCGGCATGGCGCGAGGGTGAAGTGCCGTGGACGAGGCTCGTGGTGGCCGTGCTGGTGCTGACGGGCGTGGCGGCTCTGCTCACGTTGACGGGGAGTTTGATCCTCGCGTGCATCCGGCGTGTCCGGCCTGCGGTGCCAGGGCATCGCGGCTGGGTGCCCGCGTTTTTCGTGGGCGGGCAGCTTTGCGGCTTCGTCATGCTTGTGGCGCTGTGGCAAAGCGGCGTGTCCGCCAATGCGGTTGGAATGGCGTGCCGACGCTTGCTTGGTTCTGCCTTGGGCGAGCGTTTGCTGGTGCAGTTTGGCGGCGCAGCTCCGCTGGCATGGGCGGCGTGGACGCTTGCCGCCGGTTTGCTCTTGGTGCTGCTTTCGCGCTGGGTGGTGCCGCTGATACTCGGCAGCCGTCCGCTGTTGTTTTCATCCTCCCAATCTCATCACCATTCCTCATGAAAGAGATCCATTCGGCACTCGACACGCTCGCACGCAACATCTCCACGGTGATCATCGGCAAGGATGATGCCATCCGCCTTGTCCTCGCCGCCTTGCTCTCGCGTGGTCATGTGCTGCTCGAAGACATGCCCGGTGTGGGAAAAACGATGCTCGCACGCGCGCTCGCGCGTTCAGTGGACTGCACCTTCAAGCGCATCCAATGCACACCCGACCTGCTGCCGGTGGATGTCACGGGCTATGTCGATCCAAGGACGCGTGAGTTCCGTCAGGGGCCGGTGTTTGGCCACATCGTGCTGGCCGATGAGCTGAACCGCGCCACGCCGCGCACGCAAAGCGCGCTGCTGGAGGCCATGGGTGAGGGGCAGGTCAGCATCGAAGGCGAAACGCACCAGTTGCCCGATCCCTTCATGGTGATTGCCACGCAGAATCCCGTGGAGCATCGCGGCGTGAATGATCTTCCAGAAGCGCAGCTCGACCGCTTTCAGATGCTGCTCTCACCCGGTTATCCCGACGAAGCGGAGGAGAAGCGCATCCTGCTCGCACGCGCTACAACGGACCCGATTCAAAGCCTTCAGCCCGTCATGAACGCGGCGACGCTGCGCGGCATCATGGCCAAGGTGCCGGAGGTGAAGCTTGCGGAGTCGCTCATCGATTACATCCTGGCGCTGGTGCGTGCCACGCGTGGTGATGAGGCGTTGCAGATCGGTGCGAGTCCACGTTCCGGCCTGCAATTGATGCATCTGGCGCGGGCCTATGCGCTGGTGCAAGGGCGTGCCTATGTGATTCCCGACGACATCAAGCTGCTGGCGCAGCATGTGCTGCCTCATCGGGTGTTTCCTGCCAGCACGTCCCAGGAGACGCTCAGCACGACCGCCTGGAAGCAGGAAATCGTCAGGCGCATCATCGCGACGGTGAAGGTGCCCGGAATTTGAAGCTCTCATCCCATGCTCAAGCCCACGCGAAATGACGCCACTCTCGATCACACCACCGCCGCGTGGTGTGTGGCGGCATTGGTGGTTGGAATCATCGTGGCACAGGTGTCTCCGCATCCCGATGCGTCGAAGGTCGTGGCGGTGCTGTTGCTGCTCGGAGCCGGCTGGGTGGCGGCGGCTACGTTTCTGACGCATGGAGCAGGTGATTCACTGCTGTGCGAGGTGCTGCGCCTGCCAGAGGATTTCCACGCGCTTGGCATCGTCACACTGCGCTTGCGTCTGGTGAACGCACATCGGCGACGCCCTGCGTTGTTTCTGCAATCTCATGTCCGCGTGCGTGCCGACGGCCGCATGTTGCCCTCACCGCCGTTCATTACGCCACAGCTCGCGCCGCGTGAGGCGGTGGAGCTGGAGTGGAGCATCACGATCAACATGCGTGGCGAGCATGAAATCGTGGACCTGCGCGTGCGCCGCTGCTTTCCGGGCAGCCTGGTGGTGTGCGAGCAGATTTTCCTGCTCCAACATCGCATGCTCGCGTTGCCTGCGGTTTACCGGCTGCAGGATCGTGCGGTGCAGTTGCTGATCGGCCGCCGTCATGCCGCCGGGCGACAACATGCCAGTCCGGCGGCGATGGAGGACTTCATTGGCGTGCGCTCCTATCGCGCGGGTGACAATCCGCGGCACATTCATCTCGTCACGTCGCTGCGCATGCCGGAGTATCCGATGGAACTCGCGGTGCGAGAGTTTGAAGATCCGACCGATGATGATGTGTGCCTCGTGCTCGACACCGGCATCGCCGAAGACGAGGAAGATCGTGAGCTGCTGCTCTACCGGCACGAGAAATCCCTGTCCTTCAGCGTGGCGCTGTGCCGTTTGTTGTGCGGACGCAAGTATAGGGTGCGGTTTCGTTTTCTGGATGCCGACGGGAAGGCCCGTGACCTGCGGATTCAACATCCCGTGCGCGATCTGGCCCGCCTGGAATCGTTGCTGGCACGTGTGAAGCCGATTTCATCGCGCAAAGCGGTCCAACAACTGCTGGGCAAACAGGCCGGACTCGGCGAGGCGGCGGTTTTGTTCATCAGCTTGCGTGAAATCGCGGAGGAAAGGCGCCAACCGCGTCTCGCGGTGCTGAGCGTGACGCCGGACTGGCAGATGTCACTCGTGCGGGAGGTGGTGG
Above is a genomic segment from Prosthecobacter sp. containing:
- a CDS encoding protease complex subunit PrcB family protein encodes the protein MIHSPLLPALAGLALLFASTPAAHAELPPAVYADLKTKSPEALTIQALEVKIEGAAITISAKVAAVERSSSGLKPGDTLQILYHSVKQTQPGPSEAIILEKGKSYRAYLGKNENDGSYGLGARGHSFEPASASEIPQWRGQYEGDAQFSTQLIKSQDRWSSFWERMRRPAPQALDEAHEMAIFIAVGERLTGGFKPQVVSAAERDGKLVIVYTDGPPSPETFVTQVITHPWVIAIVPKSALQVETKKQE
- a CDS encoding MoxR family ATPase, whose protein sequence is MKEIHSALDTLARNISTVIIGKDDAIRLVLAALLSRGHVLLEDMPGVGKTMLARALARSVDCTFKRIQCTPDLLPVDVTGYVDPRTREFRQGPVFGHIVLADELNRATPRTQSALLEAMGEGQVSIEGETHQLPDPFMVIATQNPVEHRGVNDLPEAQLDRFQMLLSPGYPDEAEEKRILLARATTDPIQSLQPVMNAATLRGIMAKVPEVKLAESLIDYILALVRATRGDEALQIGASPRSGLQLMHLARAYALVQGRAYVIPDDIKLLAQHVLPHRVFPASTSQETLSTTAWKQEIVRRIIATVKVPGI
- a CDS encoding DUF58 domain-containing protein; translation: MLKPTRNDATLDHTTAAWCVAALVVGIIVAQVSPHPDASKVVAVLLLLGAGWVAAATFLTHGAGDSLLCEVLRLPEDFHALGIVTLRLRLVNAHRRRPALFLQSHVRVRADGRMLPSPPFITPQLAPREAVELEWSITINMRGEHEIVDLRVRRCFPGSLVVCEQIFLLQHRMLALPAVYRLQDRAVQLLIGRRHAAGRQHASPAAMEDFIGVRSYRAGDNPRHIHLVTSLRMPEYPMELAVREFEDPTDDDVCLVLDTGIAEDEEDRELLLYRHEKSLSFSVALCRLLCGRKYRVRFRFLDADGKARDLRIQHPVRDLARLESLLARVKPISSRKAVQQLLGKQAGLGEAAVLFISLREIAEERRQPRLAVLSVTPDWQMSLVREVVDS